The DNA sequence ATGCTCTGGATTTCATCCTTGGGGCAGCCATGCATGGTGGACAGCGCCAGGCTGGTGCAGATGGCCGGAGAAATCCGGTCCAGATCCTCCCGGGTAAAATGCTCAAAGGCTTCGAGCTGCTCTTCCAGGGTCCGGCGGCACTCCTGGAACACCGGCGTCGGCGCGGCATTTTTCAGCCCTTCGATGAAGCCGTCGATCTTGGGAGACTGAATTCCCTCCAGGGTATAGCCGACACTCATGTTGAAGGCGAAATCCCGCGTCGGGGCGAGTTCGAGTTCCTTCATGGCCACATGGCACAGGAACCAGGCCTTGATGTATTCTGTCTGTGCTTCCTCCACCGTCAGCTCCGTGGACCATTCCACGTTGTAGCCTTCATCGGCGGCATTGATGCAGGGTTTGGCAATGGCTTCCCGCAGCGCCTGACCATCCATGATCTGAACGGTCTTAAGCTCCATGAAGCGGGCTCCGGCTACGTAGGCAGCCACAATGTTCTGGGCCAGCTGAGTGTGGGGGCCGGCAGCCGGTCCGGTGGCGGATCCGATGAGGCACCCGAAGGGAGTCATCAACCGGTGACTCCCGCTTCGGTAGGCCTTTTCCAGATCCACGCCGAATATCCTGCCCGTGTTCCTTTTTTCCTCCAGCATCCACAACAGCAGATCCTGGAACGGGACGGGTCGCATAATATCAGACATGGCATTCTCCTTTGTCTGTCACAGAATAAGGGTTAGTTGGAAATCCAGGTGCCGGTATTGCCCGCCAGGGCTTCCCGGGCTTTTTCCAGAGAAGTGATCAGGGCGCGACGGCCCGGTTTGGACTGCGCATACTTGATGGCCGCTTCCACCTTGGGCAGCATGGAGCCCTTGGCGAATTCGCCGTTGGCGATGTGTTCCTGGGCCTGAGCCAGAGTCAGATCCGACAGCCACTGCTGGTCGGGCTTGCCGAACCGGATGGCCACCTTCTCGACTGCGGTGAGGATGATGAACGCGTCCGCGTCCAGGGATTCAGCCAGCAGCTCGGAGGTGAAATCCTTGTCGATGACCGCGGCGACACCGGTCAGATGCCGGTTTTCGTCTTCCACCACGGGGATTCCGCCGCCGCCGCCGGCGATGACGACATGACCGGAGTCGAGGATGCTGCGGATGGCCTTAATGCCGACAATGCGGATCGGCTTGGGGGAGGGAACCACCCGGCGGTAGCCGCGGCCGGCATCCTCTTTCATGATGTATCCGCGCTCGGCGGCCAGGCTTTCCGCCTCTTCCTTGGAGTAGAAGCTGCCCACAGGCTTGGTCGGATCGGCAAACGCCGGATCCTTGGAATCCACCTGAACCTCGGTCACGACGGTGACGACATCCTGGGAAATCTTGCGGGCTCTCATCTCATTGATGATGGCATTCTGCAGATGATAGCCGATGTAGCCCTGACTCATGGCGCCGCATTCGGGGAACGGCATGGCCGGGGTACTGGCCGGGGTGTTGACGGCCGCTTCAAAGGCCAGGTTGATCATTCCGACCTGCGGTCCGTTGCCATGGGCGATGGCGATCTCATAGCCCTCTTCAAGCAGGTCGACGATGGAGTCCGCCGTCAGGCGGACGGCCTCCATCTGTTCCTGCGGGGTATTGCCCAGGGCGTTGCCGCCTAGAGCGATGACAATGCGTTTGCTCATGGCCTCTCCCCTATTCCAGGTCTTTCAGCAGACCGGTCTTTTCGTTGAATTCGTTGATCAGCCGATCGACTTCGCCGGCCTGTTTCGCAACAGCCTCGAAGGTTCCGGCCTGGTCATACCACAGCTGGTTGATTTCTTCGTAGGTCTTGCCCTGCTGTTCAACCCAGGTGTAGTACTTCAGGTTGTGAACGCGCTTGCGTTCTGCGTAGGTCAGCTCAATCAGGTTGTCGGTCTTCTGGCCGAGCAGGCGGCGGTTGTAATCCACAGCGGCCTGAGTCGGGTTGTAAGCGCCTTCTTCCTCATGGAGTTCCTGAATGCGGGAACCGTACATTTCGACGGAGTCGGTCAGAACGGTGGCCACTACGTCGTTTCCGGTCAGCTCATAGTACTTGGCGAACTTGATGGCCATGAGCATGTTGGAGATGCCTGAGATTCCCATGAGGGCCAGGTTGTCCACATCTTCCGGCTTGAGTCCGACGGTTTCGATGAGGTATTTTTTGCCTTCGGCTTCGTTGAAGAGGCGCAGCAGAGCCATGGAGTCATTGTCGTCAATGGCGATGCCCATGTCGGTGGTCTTGACGTTGTGGATCCATGGAATGTGCTTGTCGCCGATGCCTTCCAGACGGTGTGCGCCAAAGCCGTTGTCCAGAATCGTCGGGCACTGCAGCGCTTCGCCCACTGCCAGCTTGGACTTGGGGTAGACAGTCTTGAGATAGTCTCCGGAAGCCAGGGTTCCGGCGGAACCGGAAGTCAGGGTGACGCCGGCGAAGTTCAGGCCTTCGCCCATGGACTGGAAAGCTTCTTCGATGGCCGGACCGGTCACATTGTAGTGCCACAGATAGTTGCCGAATTCTTCAAACTGGTTGAAGATCATGATGTCATCGCGGGTGGCTCTGAGCTCATGGACTTTGTCAAAGATTTCCTTGACGTTGCTTTCGGTTCCGGGAGTGGCAATGACTTCACCGGCAATGGTCTTGAGCCAGTCAAAGCGTTCCTTGGACATGCCTTCCGGCAGGATGGCGATGGAATCGACTGCCAGCAGCTTGGAGTTGAACGCGCCGCCGCGGCAGTAGTTGCCGGTGGAGGGCCAGACGGCCTTTTCGGTGGAAGCGTCAAACTGCCCGGTGACCAGACGGGGAACCAGACAGCCGAAGGAAGCTCCGACTTTATGGCAGCCGGTCGGGAAATACTTGCCGACCATGCAGATGATCCGTGCGTCAACGCCGGTGAGGGCCTTGGGCAGTTCAATGAAGTTGGGGCCGCCGAACTGTCCGCCTTTCTCCTTCGGTTCGTTCTTCCAGGTGATGCGGAACAGGTTGAGCGGGTCAACGTCCCAGACGCCGAGCTCGGACAGCTTTTCCTTGATTTTTTCCGGAATCCGCTCGGGATGTCTCATCATTTCAAAGGTCGGGATGATAATGTTGTTGTCTTTGGCCTTTTGGATATTTTTCTCAAGATTTTCCTGATTGATGGTAAGATCCAGCATGTTTTCTCCTTTATTCATGGCCTCTGGCCCAGATATTGTTTTGCCCGGCAGGCTCCGTCAGGGGTGCCTGCCGGGCGGGGGTGCCTTATGATCACGCGAGGGCCGGCCGCCGAAGCTGCCGGCCTTGCGCTGGTCTTATTTGTTCTTGTTGTCCATGTAGACGGTGGGCAGGGCACTGTAGATGGCAGCGCACTTGACCAGGTCGTCTTTCCAGGTTTTTTCGTTGGGAGCGTGCGCTTCCTCTTCACGGCCAGGGCCCAGGCCGATGGTCGGGATGCCTTCGCGGCCCATGATGGAAACACCGTTAGTGGAGAAGGTCCATTTGTCGACCTTGGGCTCGCCGTACATGCTGCGGAAGGATTCAGCCATGGCTACAACTTCCGGTGCGTCTTCCTCACGCTTCCAGGTCGGGAAGTAGCAGTCGGTGGGATAAACCAGACCAGTCCATGACGGCCGCTCGTAGGTGTACATGGATACCTTGGCACCGTACTTCTTCACGGAGGGCAGCTCCTCGATCTCCTTCAGAGCCGACAGGTAGGTTTCACCCCAGGTCAGGCGGCGGTCCAGGGAGATGGTGCAGGAGTCGGCCACGGCGCAGCGGGACGGTGACGTAAAGTAGATCTGGGAAGTGGTGACAGTTCCCTTGCCCAGGAACTCATCATAGGCCAGATGGTTGTTCAGCTCACGGACTTCCTGAAGGATGTCCGCCATTTTGTAGATGGCGTTGTCGCCGCGTTCGGGTGCGGAACCATGGCAGGCTACGCCGAATACTTCGACCTTGATTTCCATGCGTCCGCGGTGGCCGCGGTAGATGTTGCCGTTGGTCGGCTCGGTGGAAACGACAAACTCCGGCCGGATCTTGTCTTCGTTGATGATGTACTGCCAGCACAGGCCGTCGCAGTCTTCTTCCTGCACGCTGCCTACAACCAGCACTTTATACTCATCGCTGAGCATGCCCAGATCCTTCATGATCTTGGCGCCGTAGACTGCGGATACGATACCGCCCAGCTGGTCCGAGGTGCCGCGTCCCCAGATATTGACGTCGTCTTCCTTGCCTTCAAAGGGATCGAAGGTCCAGTCCTCGATGTTGCCGATGCCGACGCAGTCAATGTGCGCGTCGTAGGCAATGAGGGTTTCGCCGGTGCCCATGTAGCCCAGGATGTTGCCCATGGGATCCACGATGGTTTCGTCGAAGCCGAGCTTCTCCATTTCTTCCTTGATCCGGTATACTTTATCCTTCTCTTCGCAGGATTCGCCGTGTGCCTTGACCAGGTCACGCAGGAAGCGGGTCATGTCTTCGCGGTAGCCTTCAGCGGCTGCCCTGATCTTTGTATAATCCAGTTCTGCTTTTTTCATTTTACGTTTCATACTCCCTTATGTTGTGTTTTGCTTCTTGATTTGCTGTTTGTCCGATTGGAATCGGCGTTGTTGCTGACATCCCTCAATCCGGAACCCGCCGGGTGGGCTTTCCCGGACCGCAGGGTCCGGGGCCGCCCGGGGGGAGGCAGGATGGATGGGCCTGCCGTGGAGGTATCATCCCGGAGCCATTCGGGGCGAGGGGTTCCCCGAGCCGGCCCAGACGGTCTGGGCCGGAAGGATCCTGGCGGCCCGGGTGATCTATCTGAGGCTTGCCTGACTACTTCGTAACGCGTTCCTTGCCATTTTCAGCCAGCTTCTTCAGCGTGGCCGCCGGATCCTGGACCTTCTGCATGAAGATCATGGAGGCGATGACATACGGCTTGAAGCCGGCTTCCTTGTACAGGGGCACCCGGTACCGGTCGAAGACGCTTTCCTCGACTTCGCCTTCCTTGCAGGAGACGCCGGTGATGTCAGCCGGGAGGCAGTGCATATAGAGCGCCTTGCCGTCGCGGGTTTTCTTCATGAGGTCTTCGGTGCAGGTCCAGTCCTTATGATCGGCGTTCTGAGCCAGGAGACGCTTCTCCAGTTCCTTGATGCCTTCATGATCGCCGTTGCCATACAGTTCGGTCCGCTCTTCCATGGCCTTGAAGGGAGCCCAGCTCTTGGGATAAACGATGTCGGCATCCTTGAAGGCTTCTGCCATATCATTGGTCTTGGTGAAGCTTCCGCCGTACTGCTCGGAATTCTTCTTCGCGACTTCTTCGACTTCGCTCATGATCTCATAGCCTTCCGGATGGGCCAGGACGATATCCATGCCAAAGCGGCTCATCAGGCCGATGATTCCCTGAGGAACGGACAGCGGCTTGCCGTAAGACGGGGAGTACGCCCAGGTCATGGCAATCTTTTTGCCCTTGAGGTTTTCAACACCGCCGAACTCATGAATGATGTGCAGCATGTCAGCCATGGACTGAGTCGGGTGGTCAATATCGCACTGCAGGTTGACGATGGTGGGACGCTGTTCGAGAATGCCGTCCTCGTAGCCCTGCTTGACGTAGTCGGAAACGTTCTGCATGTAGGTATGGCCTTTGCCGATGTACATGTCGTCACGGATTCCGATGACATCCGCCATGAAGGAAATCATGTTGGAGGTTTCACGGACGGTTTCGCCGTGAGCGATCTGGGATTTGCCTTCATCCAGGTCCTGAACTTCCAGTCCGAGAAGGTTGCAGGCTGAGGCATAGGAGAACCGGGTGCGGGTGGAGTTGTCGCGGAACAGCGAGATGCCCAGGCCGGAATCAAAGATCCGGGAAGAAATGTTGTTCTCCCGCAGGCTGCGCAATGCATCCGCTACGGTGAAAATGGCTTCCAGCTCATCCTGCGTCTTGTCCCAGGTCAGGAAGAAGTCATTGTTGTAGAGATTCTTGTGATCGAGACCTTCCAGTTTTTTTACCAGTTCGTTGAATTTTTCCATGTTGTTCCTTCCTTCTTCAATATTTATTGGGGATGAATGATGTTGATTCTGATCTTGATTCTTATATTGGGATTGGGTTTGGGATTGAGATTGATCTTTCTCCGGTTTTCCTGGTCCGCGATTCCATCCGAGCGAATCGCTGCCCAGGCTTAGTCGAAGCGGGAGAATTCTCCGGTCCAGACGATGCTGCGGTAGCGGTCCGGATCCGTATCGCCTTCGGTGGAGAAGAGCAGTACGCGGGAGGTTTCATCCAGTCCGAGCTGCCGGCGGATGGGTTCGAGGTCCAGATCCGTCATCAGGTTGAACAGGGCGCCGGTGGGAGGAGCTCCCGATTCGCCGGACACGATGCGGTCATCGCCGGTCAGGGGATTGCCCAGGACCCGCATGCCGTCTCCGGACACGTAATCGGGCAGAGACAGGAACGCTTCCGACCAGTTTTTCATGATCTCGTAGCTGATGGGGTTGGGTTCGCCGCAGGCCAGGCCCACCATGATGGTGCGCATGTCGCCGGAGATATTGACCAGCGTGTTCTGAGCGGCGGACTGGTAGTAGCAGTTGGCTTCATCGGGTTCCACGACGATGGTATGCGGGCAGTCCTTGCCGTAGACCGAGGCGAAGAAGCCCTGGCAGGCTCCGGCCATGGATCCGACACCGGCCTGGAGGAAGATGTGGGTCGGTTCGGGGAGACCCTGGGTGCGGATCTGCTCCAGTGCTTCCAGAGCCATGATGCCGTATCCCTGCATGATGTAGATCGGAATTTCCGTGTAGCCTTCCCAGGCGGTATCCTGGATGACCACGCCGTTGTTCTGCTGTGCCATTTCATTGGCATAGCGCACGGCATCGTTGTAGTTCATGTCCGTGATGGAGGCATCCGAGCCGCAGGCCAGAATATGGTTGAGACGGGCCTGTGAGGAACCTTCCGGCATATAGACCACGGAACGCTGGCCCAGTTTCTGTGCGGTCCAGGCAACAGCCCGGCCCTGATTGCCGTCGGTCGCAGTGTAGAAGATCATGTCGCCGATCTGTTCCTTGGTTTCCGGCAGCAGGAGTTCTTCCAGTGTCAGCTCGTCAATGCTTTTTCCCAGGCGCTGTGCCAGGTAATTTCCCATGGCCCAGGCACCGCCCAGAGCCTTGAAGGAATTCAGGCCGAAGCGGAAGGATTCATCCTTGACGTAGATTTCCCCGACCCCGATCCGGTCCGCCAGCCTGGTCAGCCGACGAAGCGGCGTAACGCTGTATTCCGGGAAGGTGGCGAGAAAGCGGCGGGCACGTTTGACATTGTTCTCCGACAGGATCTCGACGCAGGCGGCCGGATCGTCGTTCTTCGTGAACTGATTGGGCACCATTCTTAATTTTCTGTTCATTTTCCCTCTCCTGTTATGTTCGGATCTGGGCCGCTGCGGCTGAAGATATATCGCGGCCCGGACAGATTCCAGCTGTCCTTATCCATTCCACCTAATATATAAGCAAAACCAGTGCCAAAATACGGACTTCCGTCTGGCTCCTCCGGGAAACCATTTACATTTTAACATACCGTTACAGAAAATCCTTAATTATTAAGATATGTTAAGAATTGTTTATAAATAATTAGGAGTTATTCAATCTGATCCGGTCGGAAATCAACAAAAAATACTGGAGTTTTATTATCATTTTGAGAAACTTTCTCATTTTGATAATAAAACTCCAGTGACTTTCCCTGTACTTATTTTAACAAATATGTGGTTTTAAGTTCTCTAACCCGCGCATTTTTATCGATCCTGTAATGAAGTAAACGTTTAAAGTCAGATTGGCAATCATGAATGATTATTATCATTTTGAGAAATCACAGCCAGTTTGCGGTAAAGCGTCGCGATGCCAATGCCCAGCACCCGGGCCGCTTTTTTCTTGCCTTCCGTCGTGTTGCCGTACTGCGCCAGAACCCGTTCAATGTAGCGTGCCTCCATCACTTCCAGGGGGGCGAACTCCTGCCGGCGGCGCGGTTCCTGAAGAGAGGCCCGATCCTGCTTGAGCATGGTGTCCGGCAGCATGAAGCGGTGGATCGTATTGGAAGAATCCGCCAGGGCGATGACATACTGGACCACGTTTTCCAGCTCCCGGACATTGCCCGGCCAGGCGTAATCCATAAAGACGTCCATGACGTCGTCGTCCACCTTGGTCACCTGCTTGCCCAGTGCTTCATTGTATTTGTCCAGCAGCGTCCGGAACAGCAGTGGAATATCCTCGGTCCGGTCCCGCAGCGGCGGTACATCGATGGGGATGACATTGATCCGATAGAACAGATCGCGGCGGAACTGGTTCTTTTGGATCAGCTCCTCAATGTTGCGGTTGGTGGCGGCGATGACCCGGATGTCCAGGTTGATCAGATCATTGGAGCCGATCCGGGAAAAGGTCCGCTCCTGCAGGATGCGCAGAACCTTGCTCTGGAGATACAGCGGCATGTCGCCGATCTCGTCCAGGAACAGTGTCCCCTTGTTGGCCAGTTCGAATTTACCGATGCGGCCGGACCCCGAGGCCCCGGAGAAAGCGCCTTTGACATAGCCGAACAGCTCCGATTCCAGCAGCGTGTCCGGGATGGCGGCGCAGTTGATCCCGATGAAGGGTTCCTTGCGCCGGTCGCTCTCGGCGTGGATGGCCCGGGCAATCAGCTCCTTGCCCGTCCCCGATTCTCCCCGGATGAATACCGTGGAAAAGGTCGGAGCCACTTTGCGGATGGTATCGCGGATCTCGCACATGGCCCGGGATTCCCCGACCAGATGCTCCGGGGTAATCAGCCGGGACTGCTGGGTGATGCGGTAGGCGTTGCGCCGGACATCCTTCATTGTCCGGAAGATCAGAATCCGGTCGTAATTGAGATAGGAATCACTGAATTCAAGGATTTTCCCCACGACGGCGTAGCGCTGGCCGGCCAGCTCCACCCGGAACTCCATGTTGGACAGGGAATCCGGGACATAGCCCGAATAGCTCAGTTCTTCCCCCAGAATACTCTCGTCCGTCCGCAGGTTGATCATGGCCTTGCGATTGACGTACTGCACCCGGTTATCCTTTGACAGTACAATAATACTGTTTTCGACGTCGTCCAGGATCCGGGACAGCTGGTTGACATTGCGCAGGGCCTCCTCATGGGACAGGTGTTCCTGCACCTTGGCGGAAATCAGTTCGGAGATCTGCGCCAGAAACGCGACATGGGAGTCCAGGTGCTGGTTGATGTGCTCTTTCTGCTCCGGCGTGGTGCAGATCAGTCCGATCACGCCGATATTCTCTTCATGATATTTGATGGGTGTCGAGATCTCCATGGTTTCCAGGCAGGTTTCCTTGGCCTCGCACTCAATGCAGTACTCGTCCTCCCGGGGAAACTGGATGATCTTGTGTTCGCCGCCCTGCAGCACATGACGGTAGATTCGCCCCGGAGCCTTATGGTTGACGCGGCGGGCAAAGATGCCGGTTCCGGAGATACGCTCCAGGGATTCATCCACAATTTCGACATCCACATTCAGGACCTGCGAGATGACTTCGGCGTATTTGGTAACATCGGGCTGGATTTCATGCAGGTAACGTCGGGTTTTATCCATGGATTCTCCTTTCAGCAGTCATTATTCGGCCCTGGTCCGCTCAGGCGGAGTCCAGGGACCGGCCGCGTCTTTCTTCAGCTGCAGCGGCCGGTGGTTCTTGACCAGCAGGAGCTCCGCCAGAATCGAAACGGCAATCTCTTCCGGGGTTCCGTCGGCCAGATCGATTCCGACCGGCAGGTGCAGGTCCAGGATTTCCTGTTCATCAAAGCCTTCCCGCAGCAGAGCCGTCTTCACTGACGACGCTTTTTTGGAGCTGCCCAGCCCGCCCAGGAAGGCATATTCCCGTCCCAGACAAACCCGGTAGGCTCGGGCATCCAAGAGATGCCCCCAGGTAGCCACCACCAGATAAGTGGACGGGCCAAACCGGATCTGTCCGACCGCATCCTCCGGTGTCATATTGAGAAAGCGCACATCCCGGAACACTTCCTTGTCGGCGTAGCCCTCTCGCTCATCCACCACCGTGACGGCAAACCGCTGATTCTTCAGCAGCCGGACCAGCGCTTCGCTGCAGTGCCCTGCGCCAAAGATGACCAGCTCAGGCCCCTGACTGAAGTAGCGGACATAGCCCCTGGCCGATCCGCCGCACACCATACCCAGATCCTTGGCCAGCTCAAAGGCAAAGGGGAAATGACGGGCTTCGCCCATTCCTTCCATGACCTGCTGGGTCAGCATTTTCTCCAGATTACCGCCGCCGCAGGTTCCGCGGGAAGATCCATCCTCACACAGTGCCATGATCGCCCCCTCCGCGCCCGGAGCCGAGCCGTCCTGACTTTCAATCAGTATCAGCGCGCAGGTCCTGCCCTGTCCCAGCTTCTCGTCGATAAACTGCAATATTTCCCGATCCATGCTTCCTCCTTGGTCCCGCTCTGCGCGGGCTTGCGAATTTCTTCTTCCTATATATGCTGCTTCCGCTGCGGGAAAACGCCTCATAGTATTCCCGACTGAACAACTGGAAATATCCACCTGGCCCAGTGCTTATTCCGA is a window from the Clostridiaceae bacterium HFYG-1003 genome containing:
- the arcC gene encoding carbamate kinase, whose amino-acid sequence is MSKRIVIALGGNALGNTPQEQMEAVRLTADSIVDLLEEGYEIAIAHGNGPQVGMINLAFEAAVNTPASTPAMPFPECGAMSQGYIGYHLQNAIINEMRARKISQDVVTVVTEVQVDSKDPAFADPTKPVGSFYSKEEAESLAAERGYIMKEDAGRGYRRVVPSPKPIRIVGIKAIRSILDSGHVVIAGGGGGIPVVEDENRHLTGVAAVIDKDFTSELLAESLDADAFIILTAVEKVAIRFGKPDQQWLSDLTLAQAQEHIANGEFAKGSMLPKVEAAIKYAQSKPGRRALITSLEKAREALAGNTGTWISN
- a CDS encoding pyridoxal-5-phosphate-dependent protein subunit beta, which produces MLDLTINQENLEKNIQKAKDNNIIIPTFEMMRHPERIPEKIKEKLSELGVWDVDPLNLFRITWKNEPKEKGGQFGGPNFIELPKALTGVDARIICMVGKYFPTGCHKVGASFGCLVPRLVTGQFDASTEKAVWPSTGNYCRGGAFNSKLLAVDSIAILPEGMSKERFDWLKTIAGEVIATPGTESNVKEIFDKVHELRATRDDIMIFNQFEEFGNYLWHYNVTGPAIEEAFQSMGEGLNFAGVTLTSGSAGTLASGDYLKTVYPKSKLAVGEALQCPTILDNGFGAHRLEGIGDKHIPWIHNVKTTDMGIAIDDNDSMALLRLFNEAEGKKYLIETVGLKPEDVDNLALMGISGISNMLMAIKFAKYYELTGNDVVATVLTDSVEMYGSRIQELHEEEGAYNPTQAAVDYNRRLLGQKTDNLIELTYAERKRVHNLKYYTWVEQQGKTYEEINQLWYDQAGTFEAVAKQAGEVDRLINEFNEKTGLLKDLE
- a CDS encoding YgeY family selenium metabolism-linked hydrolase, which produces MKKAELDYTKIRAAAEGYREDMTRFLRDLVKAHGESCEEKDKVYRIKEEMEKLGFDETIVDPMGNILGYMGTGETLIAYDAHIDCVGIGNIEDWTFDPFEGKEDDVNIWGRGTSDQLGGIVSAVYGAKIMKDLGMLSDEYKVLVVGSVQEEDCDGLCWQYIINEDKIRPEFVVSTEPTNGNIYRGHRGRMEIKVEVFGVACHGSAPERGDNAIYKMADILQEVRELNNHLAYDEFLGKGTVTTSQIYFTSPSRCAVADSCTISLDRRLTWGETYLSALKEIEELPSVKKYGAKVSMYTYERPSWTGLVYPTDCYFPTWKREEDAPEVVAMAESFRSMYGEPKVDKWTFSTNGVSIMGREGIPTIGLGPGREEEAHAPNEKTWKDDLVKCAAIYSALPTVYMDNKNK
- the ygeW gene encoding knotted carbamoyltransferase YgeW; amino-acid sequence: MEKFNELVKKLEGLDHKNLYNNDFFLTWDKTQDELEAIFTVADALRSLRENNISSRIFDSGLGISLFRDNSTRTRFSYASACNLLGLEVQDLDEGKSQIAHGETVRETSNMISFMADVIGIRDDMYIGKGHTYMQNVSDYVKQGYEDGILEQRPTIVNLQCDIDHPTQSMADMLHIIHEFGGVENLKGKKIAMTWAYSPSYGKPLSVPQGIIGLMSRFGMDIVLAHPEGYEIMSEVEEVAKKNSEQYGGSFTKTNDMAEAFKDADIVYPKSWAPFKAMEERTELYGNGDHEGIKELEKRLLAQNADHKDWTCTEDLMKKTRDGKALYMHCLPADITGVSCKEGEVEESVFDRYRVPLYKEAGFKPYVIASMIFMQKVQDPAATLKKLAENGKERVTK
- the dpaL gene encoding diaminopropionate ammonia-lyase gives rise to the protein MVPNQFTKNDDPAACVEILSENNVKRARRFLATFPEYSVTPLRRLTRLADRIGVGEIYVKDESFRFGLNSFKALGGAWAMGNYLAQRLGKSIDELTLEELLLPETKEQIGDMIFYTATDGNQGRAVAWTAQKLGQRSVVYMPEGSSQARLNHILACGSDASITDMNYNDAVRYANEMAQQNNGVVIQDTAWEGYTEIPIYIMQGYGIMALEALEQIRTQGLPEPTHIFLQAGVGSMAGACQGFFASVYGKDCPHTIVVEPDEANCYYQSAAQNTLVNISGDMRTIMVGLACGEPNPISYEIMKNWSEAFLSLPDYVSGDGMRVLGNPLTGDDRIVSGESGAPPTGALFNLMTDLDLEPIRRQLGLDETSRVLLFSTEGDTDPDRYRSIVWTGEFSRFD
- a CDS encoding sigma 54-interacting transcriptional regulator encodes the protein MDKTRRYLHEIQPDVTKYAEVISQVLNVDVEIVDESLERISGTGIFARRVNHKAPGRIYRHVLQGGEHKIIQFPREDEYCIECEAKETCLETMEISTPIKYHEENIGVIGLICTTPEQKEHINQHLDSHVAFLAQISELISAKVQEHLSHEEALRNVNQLSRILDDVENSIIVLSKDNRVQYVNRKAMINLRTDESILGEELSYSGYVPDSLSNMEFRVELAGQRYAVVGKILEFSDSYLNYDRILIFRTMKDVRRNAYRITQQSRLITPEHLVGESRAMCEIRDTIRKVAPTFSTVFIRGESGTGKELIARAIHAESDRRKEPFIGINCAAIPDTLLESELFGYVKGAFSGASGSGRIGKFELANKGTLFLDEIGDMPLYLQSKVLRILQERTFSRIGSNDLINLDIRVIAATNRNIEELIQKNQFRRDLFYRINVIPIDVPPLRDRTEDIPLLFRTLLDKYNEALGKQVTKVDDDVMDVFMDYAWPGNVRELENVVQYVIALADSSNTIHRFMLPDTMLKQDRASLQEPRRRQEFAPLEVMEARYIERVLAQYGNTTEGKKKAARVLGIGIATLYRKLAVISQNDNNHS
- a CDS encoding XdhC/CoxI family protein, encoding MDREILQFIDEKLGQGRTCALILIESQDGSAPGAEGAIMALCEDGSSRGTCGGGNLEKMLTQQVMEGMGEARHFPFAFELAKDLGMVCGGSARGYVRYFSQGPELVIFGAGHCSEALVRLLKNQRFAVTVVDEREGYADKEVFRDVRFLNMTPEDAVGQIRFGPSTYLVVATWGHLLDARAYRVCLGREYAFLGGLGSSKKASSVKTALLREGFDEQEILDLHLPVGIDLADGTPEEIAVSILAELLLVKNHRPLQLKKDAAGPWTPPERTRAE